A genomic segment from Halomonas sp. TA22 encodes:
- the xseA gene encoding exodeoxyribonuclease VII large subunit, protein MPTVSDALSVSELNRRARLMLESGFGDCWVEGELSGVSRPASGHVYFTLKDDRAQLRCALFRNRARFVATPMQDGDRVKLRGRVSLFEPRGDFQMIVEAVQPAGAGDLLAALERLKQQLTAQGVFANARALPRPPRQLLVMTSPSGAAIRDVLAVLAARWPLARVSVVPVPVQGREAASAMIRALGMINRHVGEQGRFDPAQDALLITRGGGSLEDLWAFNDEHLARAVFHSRLPVMSAVGHEVDTSLVDFAADTRAPTPSAAAEQLVPDRRELVQRLAASLQRLAHCQRVRLEREAQRLDHLRARLRHPGERLAQQRRQLEQLEARLQRAMYQQLSARRQQQRHLQQRLSTFDPASQLRLAQQRHEQVSQRLQAVMPRLLATRRAELSGVVRELNAVSPLAVLGRGYAILEDEQRQVVRHAADTRPGQLLTARLGEGRLTLEVKRRLSR, encoded by the coding sequence ATGCCCACCGTCAGCGATGCCCTCTCCGTCAGCGAACTCAATCGCCGCGCCCGGCTGATGCTGGAGAGCGGCTTCGGCGACTGCTGGGTGGAGGGCGAGCTCTCCGGGGTGTCGCGCCCGGCCTCGGGGCACGTCTACTTCACACTCAAGGACGATCGCGCCCAGCTGCGCTGCGCGCTGTTTCGCAACCGAGCGCGCTTCGTCGCAACGCCCATGCAGGATGGTGACCGCGTCAAGCTGCGTGGGCGCGTCTCGCTGTTCGAGCCGCGCGGCGATTTCCAGATGATCGTGGAGGCCGTGCAGCCGGCCGGCGCCGGCGACCTGCTCGCCGCGCTGGAGCGTCTCAAGCAGCAGCTTACCGCCCAGGGGGTGTTCGCCAACGCCCGCGCCCTGCCGCGCCCGCCACGCCAGCTGCTGGTGATGACCTCACCCAGTGGAGCGGCGATTCGCGACGTGCTGGCGGTGCTCGCGGCACGCTGGCCGCTGGCCCGCGTCAGCGTGGTGCCGGTGCCGGTGCAGGGGCGCGAGGCGGCGTCGGCGATGATCCGGGCGCTGGGGATGATCAATCGGCATGTCGGCGAACAGGGGCGCTTCGACCCGGCCCAGGATGCGCTGCTGATCACCCGCGGCGGCGGTAGCCTCGAGGACCTGTGGGCGTTCAACGACGAGCATCTGGCAAGGGCGGTGTTTCACTCGCGGCTGCCGGTGATGTCGGCGGTGGGCCATGAGGTCGACACCAGCCTGGTCGATTTCGCCGCCGATACCCGCGCGCCCACCCCCTCTGCCGCCGCCGAGCAGCTGGTGCCGGACCGCCGCGAGCTGGTGCAGCGCCTGGCGGCCTCGCTGCAGCGGCTGGCGCACTGCCAGCGGGTACGCCTCGAGCGGGAGGCCCAGCGCCTCGATCACCTGCGGGCGCGGCTGCGCCACCCTGGCGAGCGCCTTGCCCAGCAGCGCCGGCAGCTCGAGCAGCTCGAGGCACGCCTGCAGCGCGCCATGTACCAGCAATTGAGCGCGCGGCGCCAGCAGCAGCGTCATCTCCAGCAACGGCTCTCCACCTTCGACCCGGCAAGCCAGCTGCGCCTTGCCCAGCAGCGCCATGAGCAGGTCAGCCAACGCCTGCAGGCGGTCATGCCGCGTCTACTCGCCACGCGCCGCGCCGAGCTTTCCGGCGTGGTGCGGGAGTTGAATGCGGTCAGCCCGCTGGCGGTGTTGGGGCGCGGCTATGCGATTCTCGAGGATGAGCAGAGGCAGGTGGTACGCCACGCGGCCGACACTCGACCGGGGCAGCTTCTCACCGCCCGTCTGGGCGAGGGGCGGCTGACGCTGGAAGTGAAGCGGCGGCTGTCGCGCTAG
- the guaB gene encoding IMP dehydrogenase, protein MLRMAQEALTFDDVLLVPGYSNVLPKDVSLKSRLTRNLELNIPLVSAAMDTVTEARLAIAMAQEGGIGIIHKNMTIAGQAAEVRKVKKHESVIVKDPVTVGPKAKLQDLLAMADEYGYSGFPVVEGETLVGIVTGRDMRFQPDYSDSVEAIMTPREKLVTVPVGTPLDDIKVKLQENRIEKILIVDDAFRLHGLVTVRDIEKARTYPFAAKDADGRLLVGAAVGTGPETPERVAALAEAGVDVIIVDTAHGHSQGVIDRVRWVKEHFPEVQVIGGNIATADAAVALAEAGADAVKVGIGPGSICTTRIVAGVGVPQISAVANVAEALKAFDIPLIADGGVRFSGDLAKAIAAGASTVMIGGLLAGTEEAPGEVELYQGRTYKAYRGMGSMGAMSQSQGSSDRYFQDKSEGAEKLVPEGIEGRVPYKGMMSAIVHQLMGGLRASMGYTGCRDIQEMRTKPQFVQITGAGFAESHVHDVQITKEAPNYRVG, encoded by the coding sequence ATGTTACGTATGGCCCAAGAAGCGCTTACGTTCGATGACGTATTACTCGTTCCCGGCTACTCGAATGTCCTGCCCAAGGATGTCAGCCTCAAGTCCCGCCTGACCCGCAATCTCGAACTCAATATCCCGCTCGTCTCCGCCGCCATGGATACCGTGACCGAGGCGCGCCTGGCGATCGCCATGGCCCAGGAGGGCGGGATCGGCATCATCCACAAGAACATGACCATCGCCGGACAGGCCGCCGAGGTGCGCAAGGTCAAGAAGCACGAGAGCGTGATCGTCAAGGACCCGGTGACCGTGGGACCCAAGGCCAAGCTGCAGGACCTGCTGGCGATGGCCGACGAGTATGGCTACTCCGGCTTCCCGGTGGTGGAGGGCGAGACCCTGGTGGGCATCGTCACCGGCCGCGACATGCGCTTCCAGCCCGACTACAGCGACAGCGTCGAGGCAATCATGACCCCGCGCGAGAAGCTGGTCACCGTGCCGGTCGGCACTCCGCTCGACGACATCAAGGTCAAGCTGCAGGAGAACCGCATCGAGAAGATCCTGATCGTCGATGACGCCTTCCGCCTACACGGCCTGGTCACGGTGCGCGACATCGAGAAGGCGCGTACCTACCCGTTCGCCGCCAAGGATGCCGATGGCCGCCTGCTGGTCGGCGCCGCGGTGGGCACCGGCCCGGAAACCCCCGAGCGGGTGGCCGCCCTGGCCGAGGCCGGCGTCGATGTGATCATCGTCGATACCGCCCATGGCCACTCCCAGGGCGTGATCGACCGCGTGCGCTGGGTCAAGGAGCACTTCCCCGAGGTGCAGGTGATCGGTGGCAACATCGCCACCGCCGACGCCGCCGTGGCGCTGGCCGAGGCGGGTGCCGACGCGGTCAAGGTGGGCATCGGCCCCGGCTCGATCTGCACCACGCGCATCGTCGCCGGCGTCGGCGTGCCGCAGATCAGCGCGGTGGCCAACGTGGCCGAAGCGCTCAAGGCGTTCGACATCCCGCTGATCGCCGATGGTGGCGTGCGCTTCTCCGGCGACCTGGCCAAGGCGATTGCCGCCGGCGCCAGCACGGTGATGATCGGCGGCCTGCTGGCTGGCACCGAAGAGGCACCGGGCGAGGTCGAGCTCTACCAGGGGCGCACCTACAAGGCCTACCGCGGCATGGGCTCGATGGGCGCCATGTCCCAGAGCCAGGGCTCCAGCGACCGCTACTTCCAGGACAAGAGCGAAGGCGCCGAGAAGCTGGTGCCGGAAGGCATCGAAGGCCGCGTTCCCTACAAGGGCATGATGAGCGCCATCGTCCATCAGCTGATGGGCGGCCTGCGCGCCTCCATGGGCTACACCGGCTGCCGCGACATCCAGGAGATGCGCACCAAGCCGCAGTTCGTGCAGATCACCGGCGCCGGCTTCGCCGAATCCCACGTACATGACGTGCAGATCACCAAGGAAGCCCCGAACTACCGGGTGGGTTGA
- the guaA gene encoding glutamine-hydrolyzing GMP synthase: protein MTDIHAHKILILDFGSQYTQLIARRVREIGVYSEVRAFDITEEEIREYNPNGIILSGGPESTVAEGSPRAPQCVFELGLPVLGICYGMQTMAEQLGGAVEGSNKHEFGYAQVTIDEGDDMFRDIKDHVGHDGKALLDVWMSHGDKVARAPDTFTVTASTPSCHIAAMSWAEKRFYGVQFHPEVTHTLQGQRILEQFVVGICGAEKLWTPAKIIEDQIARVRDQVGERHVLLGLSGGVDSSVVAALLHKAIGDQLTCVFVDNGLLRKNEGEQVMETFARHMGVKVIRVDAEALFLGKLEGENDPEAKRKIIGNTFIEVFDDEASKIEGVDFLAQGTIYPDVIESAASKTGKAHVIKSHHNVGGLPETMKLKLVEPLRELFKDEVRKLGVELGLPYDMVYRHPFPGPGLGVRILGEVKKEYADILREADAIFIEELHNADWYHKTSQAFAVFLPVKSVGVVGDGRRYEWVIALRAVETIDFMTARWAHLPYELLETVSNRIINEISGVSRVTYDVSSKPPATIEWE from the coding sequence ATGACCGATATTCACGCCCACAAGATCCTGATCCTCGACTTCGGCTCCCAGTACACCCAGCTCATTGCCCGCCGCGTGCGCGAGATCGGCGTCTACTCCGAGGTTCGCGCCTTCGATATCACCGAAGAGGAGATCCGCGAGTACAACCCCAACGGCATCATCCTCTCCGGCGGGCCGGAATCGACCGTCGCCGAAGGCTCGCCGCGGGCGCCGCAGTGCGTGTTCGAGCTGGGCTTGCCGGTGCTGGGCATCTGCTACGGCATGCAGACCATGGCCGAGCAGCTCGGCGGCGCCGTGGAGGGCTCCAACAAGCATGAGTTCGGTTATGCCCAGGTCACGATCGACGAAGGCGACGACATGTTCCGCGACATCAAGGACCATGTGGGCCACGACGGCAAGGCGCTGCTCGACGTGTGGATGAGCCACGGCGACAAGGTCGCCCGCGCGCCGGACACCTTCACCGTGACCGCCTCCACCCCGAGCTGCCACATCGCCGCCATGAGCTGGGCCGAGAAGCGCTTCTACGGCGTGCAGTTCCACCCCGAGGTGACTCACACCTTGCAGGGCCAGCGCATCCTCGAGCAGTTCGTGGTCGGCATCTGTGGTGCCGAGAAGCTGTGGACCCCGGCCAAGATCATCGAGGACCAGATCGCCCGCGTGCGCGACCAGGTCGGCGAGCGCCACGTGCTGCTCGGCCTCTCCGGCGGCGTCGACTCCTCGGTGGTGGCGGCACTGCTGCACAAGGCGATCGGCGATCAGCTCACCTGCGTGTTCGTCGACAACGGCCTGCTGCGCAAGAACGAAGGCGAGCAGGTGATGGAGACCTTCGCCCGCCACATGGGCGTGAAGGTGATCCGCGTCGACGCCGAAGCGCTGTTCCTCGGCAAGCTGGAAGGTGAGAACGACCCGGAAGCCAAGCGCAAGATCATCGGCAATACCTTCATCGAGGTGTTCGACGATGAGGCGAGCAAGATCGAGGGCGTCGACTTCCTCGCCCAGGGCACCATCTACCCCGACGTGATTGAATCTGCCGCCAGCAAGACCGGCAAGGCCCACGTGATCAAGTCGCACCACAACGTCGGCGGCCTGCCCGAAACCATGAAGCTCAAGCTGGTCGAACCGCTGCGCGAACTGTTCAAGGACGAGGTACGCAAGCTTGGCGTCGAGCTCGGCCTGCCCTACGACATGGTCTATCGCCACCCCTTCCCGGGGCCGGGCCTGGGCGTGCGCATTCTCGGAGAAGTGAAGAAGGAGTACGCCGACATCCTGCGCGAAGCCGACGCCATCTTCATCGAAGAACTGCACAACGCTGACTGGTACCACAAGACCAGCCAGGCCTTCGCCGTGTTCCTGCCGGTCAAGTCCGTCGGCGTGGTCGGCGACGGCCGCCGCTATGAATGGGTCATCGCCCTGCGCGCCGTGGAAACCATCGACTTCATGACCGCAAGATGGGCACATCTACCGTATGAGCTGCTGGAAACCGTCTCCAACCGCATCATCAACGAGATCAGCGGCGTATCGCGCGTGACCTACGACGTCAGCAGCAAGCCGCCTGCGACGATCGAGTGGGAGTGA
- a CDS encoding J domain-containing protein, which yields MLSFLSKIFGNGRDTDPQESTGLTCVAHDSNRKSGRREPPKELDWSQAEYVPLPPSPPTWEVDGRDEFHREYNDPSIGPVFQAGFKNQHSKVVKLAGDLPQEQRQGRVGEVIAKAYAKLIMRRMKSGQLAAAAKQAVEMFERVPEHVKDVDRRRFNRILKEMEKSGKKHGYSPVDVASPSSLPLFKASEDAPWKLVGERKLNSDERPDPAFTIAAIDARGTWLLDRSGASADRSEVKSVLRRMDRLGCLVGEKALLHDAYRTGTGGAGSGIAIMDSSGLLHVYNEELNIVTESNLREDSRVVDHFRTIDTNYWGEFKSQVRAVDVSPEGDRYLFTLADETWCCTASGRAAWGLVMPLKEGWKRVVGRSERFGVAQEVEEALRLFSLSLPVDPTDIKRKYRKLAQAHHPDRNAGDPAATEKMKALNAAFEILTGVDPNTLGYEESDVTYFARAAPDYVMELEGFRLEISMTGGVPQDWVYAASFAVVGGGAYLATYSGKVILVSREGRPEVVYDIGTCPNEIVDVDRYTYFLTPTRLYIIEDSTKLSAFLDVFQQGRLLVTQVGFGLHTGKRLQWFTHAGVKTGELMARDPIRTIYATDSGVVVQTRQHQVEIQGLLM from the coding sequence ATGCTTAGCTTCCTCTCAAAAATTTTCGGAAATGGAAGGGATACAGATCCCCAAGAATCCACTGGCTTGACGTGTGTTGCCCACGATTCGAATAGAAAATCCGGCAGGCGGGAACCACCGAAGGAACTCGATTGGTCCCAAGCCGAGTACGTCCCGCTGCCACCATCACCGCCTACCTGGGAGGTGGATGGTCGCGACGAGTTCCACCGTGAGTACAATGACCCATCGATTGGCCCTGTGTTTCAGGCTGGATTCAAGAACCAACACTCCAAGGTCGTGAAGCTCGCCGGTGACCTACCTCAAGAACAGCGGCAAGGACGAGTCGGGGAGGTCATAGCCAAGGCATATGCCAAGCTGATTATGCGGCGGATGAAGTCTGGGCAGCTAGCGGCGGCGGCAAAGCAAGCTGTTGAAATGTTCGAGCGTGTCCCTGAGCACGTGAAGGACGTTGATCGCCGTCGCTTTAATCGTATCTTGAAAGAGATGGAAAAGTCAGGGAAGAAGCATGGCTACTCACCGGTGGATGTCGCAAGCCCTTCATCATTGCCGCTGTTTAAAGCATCGGAAGATGCTCCTTGGAAACTTGTAGGCGAGCGAAAGCTGAACAGTGATGAGCGGCCAGATCCTGCCTTCACTATTGCTGCCATCGATGCAAGAGGGACTTGGTTACTCGACCGTTCCGGGGCCAGTGCGGACCGATCGGAGGTAAAGAGCGTACTTCGTAGAATGGACCGACTTGGGTGCCTTGTTGGCGAAAAAGCGCTGCTCCATGATGCCTATCGAACCGGAACCGGCGGCGCCGGTTCCGGTATAGCGATCATGGATTCCAGCGGGTTGCTTCACGTCTACAACGAAGAGCTGAACATCGTAACCGAGTCAAATCTGCGCGAGGACTCCCGTGTAGTTGATCACTTCCGGACCATCGACACGAATTACTGGGGTGAGTTCAAATCCCAGGTGCGAGCCGTGGATGTTTCTCCTGAGGGGGATCGGTACCTTTTCACGTTAGCCGACGAGACTTGGTGCTGCACGGCCTCCGGCAGAGCAGCCTGGGGGCTCGTGATGCCACTGAAGGAAGGTTGGAAGCGTGTCGTGGGACGCAGCGAGCGCTTCGGGGTAGCTCAAGAGGTTGAGGAGGCGCTACGGCTTTTCAGCTTGTCCCTACCCGTTGATCCCACGGACATCAAGCGAAAGTACCGCAAGTTGGCGCAGGCCCACCACCCGGACCGCAATGCTGGCGATCCGGCCGCTACCGAGAAGATGAAGGCGTTGAACGCTGCGTTCGAAATTTTGACCGGTGTCGATCCGAACACGCTCGGATACGAAGAGTCTGATGTTACTTATTTCGCCCGGGCGGCTCCCGACTACGTTATGGAGCTGGAGGGCTTTCGGCTTGAGATATCCATGACCGGTGGAGTGCCTCAAGATTGGGTCTACGCGGCCAGCTTTGCTGTTGTCGGCGGTGGGGCCTATCTGGCTACTTACTCGGGCAAAGTCATCCTAGTTTCACGAGAGGGGCGACCCGAGGTGGTGTACGACATCGGGACCTGCCCGAACGAGATCGTTGATGTTGATCGGTATACTTACTTTCTCACACCCACCCGACTTTACATCATAGAAGATAGTACAAAGCTCTCTGCGTTTCTCGATGTCTTCCAGCAGGGGCGGTTACTTGTAACGCAAGTCGGATTTGGGTTGCACACAGGAAAACGACTCCAGTGGTTCACGCATGCCGGCGTGAAAACTGGTGAATTGATGGCGAGAGACCCTATACGGACAATTTACGCAACCGATAGTGGAGTGGTTGTCCAAACTCGACAGCATCAAGTCGAAATCCAAGGGCTTTTGATGTGA
- a CDS encoding abortive infection family protein — MHCPLRNRASLAHANELLDEPEATVALNAVYTIFRYIQDCIKRFGNA; from the coding sequence ATGCATTGTCCACTTCGTAACCGGGCCAGCTTAGCACACGCAAATGAACTCTTGGATGAACCGGAAGCAACAGTGGCACTAAATGCCGTGTATACAATATTTCGATACATTCAGGACTGCATCAAGAGGTTCGGCAATGCATAA
- a CDS encoding macrolide family glycosyltransferase, producing the protein MTRIVMTAMPAAGHVNPSAPLVRELVRRGIDVTFYVTEEFRAVVEQLGATCRAYPDGTISSNVIADATAHGGSAKVVQRLLEATQTLLPLLESELREAPPDAIMFDSNALWGRMLATSLRRPAISLMTTILVDASVFRSLTVRERLAVVRETATSLPGILGARRRLLRSAGRDLLPSSPVFPTRGDLTIFPIPAWIQSPDDRCDASSHFVGPSIDTELRSEEIDEQLERLFGDEVPLVVVSLGTLHRGGEDFFRSCIDAFAALPANVLLVVGRAMDPADFESASSNIVVRAVVPLLAALRQAAVFVTHGGMNSVLEGLHFGVPMVVIPQQVEQFLIGQAVADRGAGLVLRHHLSGQKIGTRELRATVEALLDDSSYTASARTLAATLHEGGGAMEAADQIERLLGEPAAM; encoded by the coding sequence ATGACCCGCATCGTCATGACCGCCATGCCGGCAGCTGGCCACGTCAACCCCAGCGCGCCGCTGGTCCGTGAACTGGTCCGGCGCGGCATCGACGTCACCTTTTACGTCACCGAGGAGTTCCGCGCTGTCGTCGAGCAGTTAGGGGCCACCTGCCGCGCTTATCCCGACGGCACGATCTCCTCCAATGTAATTGCCGATGCCACCGCTCACGGCGGATCGGCGAAGGTCGTTCAGCGACTGCTGGAGGCGACGCAGACGCTGTTGCCGCTGCTGGAGTCCGAGCTGCGGGAGGCCCCCCCGGACGCGATCATGTTCGACTCGAACGCCCTATGGGGCCGAATGCTCGCGACCAGCCTGCGCCGTCCGGCGATCTCTCTTATGACCACGATCCTCGTCGACGCATCCGTGTTCCGCAGTTTGACTGTACGCGAGCGTCTTGCCGTAGTGCGGGAGACCGCGACCTCCCTGCCGGGAATCCTCGGCGCGCGACGACGGCTGCTGCGAAGCGCCGGTCGTGACCTCCTACCATCGAGTCCGGTGTTCCCGACCCGAGGTGATCTAACAATCTTCCCGATTCCTGCATGGATCCAATCTCCCGATGACCGGTGCGATGCGAGTAGCCACTTCGTCGGCCCTTCCATCGATACCGAGTTGCGCAGCGAGGAGATCGACGAGCAACTTGAACGCCTCTTTGGAGACGAGGTCCCCCTGGTGGTGGTGTCCCTAGGGACACTGCACCGCGGCGGCGAAGACTTCTTCCGATCCTGCATCGACGCCTTCGCTGCGCTGCCCGCGAACGTGCTGCTGGTCGTCGGCCGTGCCATGGACCCTGCCGATTTCGAATCAGCGTCGTCGAACATCGTGGTACGGGCCGTCGTGCCCCTACTCGCGGCGCTGCGGCAGGCGGCGGTGTTCGTGACGCATGGCGGAATGAACAGCGTGCTGGAGGGGCTCCACTTCGGCGTGCCGATGGTCGTTATCCCCCAGCAGGTCGAGCAGTTCCTTATCGGCCAGGCGGTCGCGGACCGTGGCGCGGGTCTTGTGCTGCGCCATCACCTCAGCGGGCAGAAGATCGGCACGAGGGAACTACGGGCAACCGTCGAGGCACTGCTGGATGATTCGTCTTACACGGCCTCGGCCCGCACTCTTGCAGCCACCCTGCACGAGGGCGGTGGAGCAATGGAGGCAGCCGATCAGATCGAACGTCTTCTCGGCGAGCCCGCTGCCATGTGA